The Pseudomonas parafulva genome window below encodes:
- a CDS encoding Maf family protein translates to MTQLYLASGSPRRRELLAQIGVPFTRVHAPIDETPLPAEAPQAYVERLARAKAAAGFATLTAPGVVLGADTAVVLDGVILGKPDDREHALAMLGDLSGREHQVLTSVALTDGQRSLSLCVATQVRFRAISFDEAWRYWASGEPVDKAGGYAIQGLGAVFVSAIAGSYSAVVGLPLSETAELLEQFAIPCWQHEEIA, encoded by the coding sequence ATGACCCAACTGTACCTGGCCTCCGGCTCGCCGCGTCGGCGCGAGCTGCTGGCCCAGATCGGCGTGCCGTTCACGCGGGTCCACGCACCCATCGATGAAACGCCGTTGCCCGCCGAAGCGCCACAGGCCTATGTCGAGCGTCTGGCACGGGCCAAGGCCGCAGCCGGTTTCGCCACGCTGACGGCGCCCGGCGTGGTGCTCGGTGCCGACACCGCCGTGGTGCTCGACGGCGTGATCCTCGGCAAGCCGGACGATCGCGAGCATGCGCTGGCCATGCTCGGCGATCTGTCCGGACGTGAGCACCAGGTGCTCACGTCCGTGGCGCTCACCGATGGCCAACGCTCGCTGAGCCTGTGCGTGGCCACCCAAGTGCGTTTTCGCGCCATCTCCTTCGACGAAGCCTGGCGCTACTGGGCCAGCGGCGAGCCTGTGGACAAGGCCGGTGGTTATGCCATCCAAGGCCTTGGCGCGGTATTCGTCAGCGCCATCGCCGGCAGCTACTCGGCTGTGGTCGGCCTGCCCCTGAGCGAAACCGCCGAGCTGCTCGAGCAGTTCGCCATCCCTTGCTGGCAGCACGAGGAAATCGCTTAA